From a single Lactococcus carnosus genomic region:
- the rsmH gene encoding 16S rRNA (cytosine(1402)-N(4))-methyltransferase RsmH: MPHEITFKHDTVLLHETVDMLEVKPDGIYIDATLGGAGHSEYLLSKLTTGHLYAFDQDETAHENAKVKLKSQIDANRVTLIKNNFRHLREALAALDVTGFDGILYDLGVSSPQFDDSQRGFSYRKDARLDMRMDQSQELTAHDVVNTYAFNDLMRIFSRYGEEKFSKQIARKIEKAREVQPINTTLELAELIKSALPQKELKKKGHPAKRIFQAIRIEVNDELGAAAESIETAIQMLNKDGRISVITFHSLEDKLTKSLFKEYATVDIPRGLPMVPDDMLPLLTLVNRKPVLASDEELAVNNRAHSAKLRVAQKN; encoded by the coding sequence ATGCCACATGAGATAACTTTTAAGCATGATACCGTTCTGCTTCATGAAACCGTTGATATGCTAGAAGTCAAACCAGATGGCATTTATATAGATGCAACACTTGGTGGTGCAGGACATAGTGAGTATTTGTTAAGTAAGCTGACAACAGGTCATCTATACGCCTTTGATCAGGATGAAACAGCACATGAAAATGCAAAAGTAAAATTGAAATCACAGATCGACGCGAATCGTGTCACACTGATAAAAAATAATTTTAGACATCTTCGGGAAGCACTTGCAGCCCTAGATGTCACAGGATTTGATGGCATCCTCTATGATTTAGGGGTATCTAGCCCGCAATTTGACGATAGTCAACGTGGCTTTTCTTATCGAAAAGATGCAAGATTAGATATGCGGATGGACCAGTCTCAAGAATTGACTGCACATGATGTTGTCAATACTTATGCTTTTAATGATTTGATGCGTATTTTTAGTCGCTATGGTGAGGAAAAATTTTCTAAGCAGATTGCTAGAAAGATTGAAAAAGCAAGAGAAGTTCAGCCAATCAATACCACTTTAGAATTAGCTGAATTAATTAAATCAGCTTTACCCCAAAAAGAATTAAAGAAAAAAGGTCACCCGGCAAAACGTATTTTCCAGGCGATTAGAATAGAAGTAAATGATGAGCTTGGTGCTGCTGCAGAATCGATTGAAACTGCTATCCAGATGCTGAATAAAGATGGTAGAATTTCAGTGATTACATTCCATTCCTTGGAAGACAAGTTAACAAAATCTTTATTTAAAGAGTACGCAACCGTTGATATTCCAAGAGGGTTACCGATGGTACCTGATGACATGTTGCCATTACTGACCTTGGTAAATCGTAAACCAGTTTTAGCATCAGACGAAGAATTAGCAGTTAATAATCGGGCGCATTCCGCTAAACTTAGAGTAGCCCAAAAAAATTAA
- the recN gene encoding DNA repair protein RecN, with protein sequence MLQEISIKNFAIIDTITMQFDQGMTILTGETGAGKSIIIDAMNLLLGSRAQTSFVRHGADKAEIEGLFFYKDSPEITQHLATLGLENSGELILRRELFANGRSSCRINGMMTPLSNLQAIGGLLVDIHGQHDHQELMSPAHHLSMLDEFGDQAFLAIKTAYAETFSTYKDLRQKLLAVKKNQAEFAQRIDVLSFQIDEISSADIDLNADTAIYQRRTQLTHANQIVGHLDAAYYALDDETQDSASLSMVRHAMNELEAVSHFDEAAYAKLSEKISEAYYLLEDVVADLEKRIDELEFNPSELTMIEDRISVLSTLKKKYGPELTDVLSYLENCQKELARLTGDDNSSESLETAFKAAEQSLISHAKQLAEARAVMAEQVVQDVKLELADLYMEKADFKVMFEPAKFSVNGNQHVEFFIQTNPGEGFKPLAKTASGGELSRIMLAIKSSFARRENKTSIVFDEVDTGVSGRVAQAIANKIHKISQSGQVLCISHLPQVVAIADVQFHIDKQQAADRTTSTVSKLSRSQRKTEIAKMLAGDDITPEALAQAEKLLEK encoded by the coding sequence ATGTTACAAGAAATATCAATCAAAAATTTTGCGATTATTGATACGATTACCATGCAATTTGATCAAGGCATGACCATATTGACAGGTGAGACAGGTGCTGGTAAATCGATTATTATCGATGCTATGAACCTCTTATTAGGCTCACGTGCACAGACCTCGTTTGTGCGTCATGGGGCTGATAAAGCTGAGATTGAAGGCTTGTTTTTTTACAAAGATAGTCCGGAAATTACACAACATTTGGCCACACTGGGTCTTGAAAATTCAGGAGAGTTGATTTTACGTCGCGAACTATTTGCAAATGGTAGATCATCTTGTCGAATTAATGGGATGATGACACCTTTGTCTAATTTACAAGCGATTGGTGGCTTGCTTGTTGATATTCATGGGCAACATGATCACCAAGAATTGATGAGTCCAGCACATCACTTGAGCATGTTAGATGAGTTTGGTGATCAAGCATTTCTAGCGATCAAGACAGCTTATGCCGAGACATTTTCTACCTACAAAGACCTGCGTCAAAAACTACTTGCAGTCAAGAAAAATCAGGCTGAATTTGCGCAACGCATCGATGTTTTGAGTTTTCAAATTGATGAGATTTCATCTGCAGACATTGATCTTAACGCAGATACAGCCATATACCAAAGACGTACACAACTGACACATGCCAACCAGATTGTTGGTCATCTTGATGCAGCCTACTATGCCTTAGATGATGAGACACAAGACAGTGCGAGTTTATCGATGGTTAGACATGCCATGAATGAACTAGAAGCGGTCAGTCATTTTGATGAAGCAGCTTATGCTAAGCTTTCTGAGAAGATATCAGAGGCTTATTATTTATTAGAAGATGTTGTAGCTGATTTAGAGAAACGCATAGATGAGCTCGAATTCAATCCTTCAGAGTTGACCATGATTGAAGATCGTATTTCAGTACTTTCGACCCTGAAAAAGAAATATGGTCCTGAATTAACCGATGTTCTAAGTTATTTAGAAAATTGTCAAAAAGAATTAGCCCGTTTAACTGGAGATGATAACTCATCAGAAAGTCTAGAAACTGCATTTAAAGCAGCAGAGCAATCTCTTATCAGCCATGCCAAACAATTAGCTGAAGCGAGAGCTGTCATGGCAGAGCAGGTCGTTCAAGATGTTAAATTAGAACTAGCGGATCTCTACATGGAGAAAGCAGATTTCAAAGTCATGTTTGAACCAGCCAAATTTTCTGTAAATGGGAATCAACATGTCGAGTTTTTCATTCAAACGAACCCAGGTGAAGGCTTTAAACCATTAGCTAAAACGGCTTCCGGTGGTGAATTAAGTCGCATTATGTTGGCCATTAAGTCAAGTTTTGCCAGACGGGAGAATAAGACCTCTATCGTATTTGATGAAGTAGATACTGGGGTTTCCGGTCGTGTTGCCCAAGCAATCGCGAATAAAATACATAAGATTTCTCAAAGTGGCCAGGTGCTCTGTATTTCTCACTTACCACAAGTTGTTGCGATTGCGGATGTTCAATTTCATATTGATAAGCAGCAAGCGGCTGATAGAACAACATCGACTGTTAGCAAATTAAGCCGATCACAACGTAAAACTGAAATTGCTAAAATGCTGGCTGGAGATGATATTACACCAGAAGCACTTGCACAAGCTGAAAAATTATTGGAAAAATAA
- a CDS encoding peptidoglycan bridge formation glycyltransferase FemA/FemB family protein: MMKFNTNVAAAAHDEFVKKSPLNHLLQSSTWAKVKDNWESQIVGVTNESGELIASALVLIKKLPFGFTMVYTPRGPVMDYRDSALVTFFLKALKKFAKQKRALFIKIDPGVLYRSAKFGQKDPSDVSTEAAAIVDVIKASGAEHVGFNYVMSETIQPRFQANEPLSDDMDKLYPKHTKRIMKDAINRGVTGRRVGIDKLSEFSQVVSMTESRKGVALRNSDYFAQLMSLYGDDAYLHLAEVNLKDKYAELQAQLAQIEKDIAETPDNQKKRFNRLNDQKKSTEKYLKEFADYDTDKDEATVIAGILSIKFGNTMEMLYAGMNDEFKKFYPQYLLYPIAFEDAFSSGASWANMGGVEGDLADGLSKFKSNFNPDIQELIGEFNIPVNGLLYKLSNFAYKLRKKMK, from the coding sequence ATTATGAAGTTTAATACAAATGTAGCAGCAGCAGCACATGACGAATTTGTCAAAAAAAGTCCCCTCAATCATTTATTACAATCAAGTACATGGGCAAAAGTTAAAGATAATTGGGAATCTCAAATTGTTGGTGTTACAAATGAATCAGGTGAATTGATTGCTTCCGCATTGGTTTTAATTAAAAAATTACCATTTGGCTTTACGATGGTTTATACGCCACGTGGACCAGTAATGGATTACCGAGACTCGGCCTTAGTCACTTTTTTTCTAAAAGCACTAAAAAAATTTGCTAAACAAAAAAGAGCCCTTTTTATAAAAATCGATCCAGGTGTTTTATATCGCTCAGCTAAGTTCGGTCAAAAAGACCCTTCAGACGTGTCAACTGAGGCAGCCGCAATAGTTGATGTGATTAAAGCTAGTGGGGCTGAACATGTTGGCTTTAATTATGTGATGAGTGAGACGATTCAACCACGCTTTCAAGCAAATGAGCCCTTGAGTGATGATATGGACAAACTATATCCTAAGCATACTAAACGGATTATGAAAGATGCGATCAATCGCGGTGTAACTGGTCGTCGCGTAGGCATCGATAAGCTATCAGAATTCAGTCAAGTCGTCAGCATGACAGAAAGTCGCAAGGGTGTAGCACTCAGAAATAGCGATTATTTTGCGCAATTAATGTCCTTATATGGTGATGATGCCTATCTTCATTTGGCAGAAGTTAACCTTAAAGATAAATACGCTGAATTACAAGCACAACTTGCACAAATTGAAAAAGATATCGCTGAGACACCTGATAATCAGAAGAAACGGTTTAATCGTCTGAATGACCAAAAAAAATCTACTGAGAAATACCTAAAAGAATTTGCAGATTATGATACAGATAAAGATGAAGCAACAGTTATTGCTGGTATTTTGTCTATTAAATTTGGGAATACGATGGAGATGCTCTATGCCGGCATGAATGATGAGTTTAAAAAATTCTATCCACAATATCTACTTTATCCAATAGCATTTGAAGATGCCTTTTCTTCTGGGGCGTCATGGGCAAATATGGGTGGTGTAGAAGGCGACTTAGCTGATGGGCTATCCAAGTTTAAAAGTAATTTCAATCCCGATATTCAAGAATTAATTGGGGAATTTAATATCCCTGTAAATGGCTTGCTCTATAAATTAAGTAATTTTGCCTATAAACTTCGTAAAAAGATGAAATAG
- a CDS encoding arginine repressor codes for MKKSERINLIKDILVAREIMTQDDLVTALLDLNVEVTQATVSRDMRELRLIKAPAKNGGYRYALPESYLPNSDEEWFKSVVLGIKILDNQLAIKTSPGSAMILKKRLLSQFDTMIFTVLSDDDTILLVAYSEDHAEKIYDRLAN; via the coding sequence ATGAAAAAAAGTGAGCGAATTAACTTAATTAAGGATATACTCGTTGCGCGTGAGATTATGACGCAGGATGACTTGGTAACTGCGCTTCTGGATTTAAACGTTGAAGTGACTCAAGCAACTGTTTCACGTGATATGCGTGAATTAAGGTTGATCAAAGCGCCTGCAAAAAATGGTGGGTATCGATATGCCTTACCAGAAAGCTATCTCCCGAATTCTGACGAAGAATGGTTCAAGTCTGTTGTTTTAGGCATCAAGATACTTGACAATCAGTTAGCTATCAAAACGAGTCCGGGATCTGCGATGATTCTCAAAAAAAGGTTATTGTCTCAATTTGATACTATGATTTTTACAGTCCTTTCTGATGATGATACGATTTTATTGGTGGCTTATTCTGAAGATCATGCTGAGAAAATATATGACCGCCTAGCGAATTAA
- a CDS encoding polyprenyl synthetase family protein yields the protein MDNKTFLSDLTATFNTFYASETLVEHLTQSIQYSLNSGGKRIRPLFLLETLRGFGTTCTTAHFKVAAAVELIHTSSLIHDDLPAMDDDDFRRGQATNHKVYGEAQAILAGDALLLDPYLLLAESGLPPQDIVALVRELAYASGSHGMVAGQVLDMDGEQHTLTFEALKQIHALKTGRMLTFPFVAAGIIAHQSSDVLVLLRALGEKVGQAFQIRDDILDVTATFDQLGKTPGKDLTADKSTYVKLLGLSGAKAALAENLADATQLLTEISDQTQMTSDIILRQIERLRID from the coding sequence ATGGACAATAAGACATTTTTATCTGACTTAACGGCTACTTTTAATACATTTTACGCATCTGAAACATTAGTTGAGCATTTGACGCAGAGTATTCAATATTCGCTTAATTCAGGTGGTAAACGGATTAGACCTTTATTTTTATTAGAGACCTTGCGGGGGTTTGGGACCACATGCACAACAGCACATTTTAAAGTTGCTGCTGCTGTAGAGCTAATCCATACAAGTTCTTTGATACATGATGACCTGCCGGCCATGGATGATGATGATTTCCGTCGTGGGCAAGCAACGAATCATAAGGTTTATGGCGAAGCCCAAGCGATTTTAGCTGGAGATGCCCTTTTATTAGACCCTTACTTGTTGCTAGCTGAATCAGGCTTGCCACCTCAGGACATCGTGGCGTTAGTGCGTGAACTTGCTTATGCTTCAGGGAGTCATGGTATGGTAGCAGGCCAGGTGCTCGACATGGATGGTGAGCAGCATACCCTAACATTTGAAGCCTTAAAGCAGATTCATGCCTTGAAAACAGGTAGGATGTTAACTTTTCCATTCGTTGCGGCAGGTATCATTGCCCATCAGTCTTCTGATGTGCTTGTCCTACTTCGTGCCTTAGGTGAAAAAGTTGGGCAGGCCTTTCAAATTCGGGATGATATTTTAGATGTGACCGCAACATTTGATCAATTGGGTAAAACACCTGGCAAGGATCTTACCGCAGATAAGTCTACTTATGTGAAATTATTGGGACTGTCTGGGGCTAAAGCGGCCTTAGCTGAAAATTTAGCGGATGCGACGCAGTTATTGACTGAGATATCTGATCAAACTCAGATGACATCAGACATTATTTTAAGACAAATTGAAAGATTAAGAATTGACTAA
- a CDS encoding glutamate-5-semialdehyde dehydrogenase: MIDTLGKHAKTAAFELAKLSTLEKNALLHALAQALITQTDFIILENAKDLAHAQDNGVNDIMVDRLRLTPERILDMAEGIRQVATLADPVGQVMTGFTNLDGLKVLQTRVPIGVIGMIFESRPNVTIDAFSLCFKTNNAVILRGGKDAINSNKALVTVIKAALVAQGITEHAVGLVTDTSHEVARQMMLATEYLDVLIPRGGAGLIRTIKEQSRVPIIETGSGNVSIYVDEFADLEMATKIVINAKVQRPSVCNAAESLVVHEKVAAEFLPKLQTAIDAVQPVDFRLDDIAINLMTGTPATDADFSTEYLDYTMSVKIVSDLDQAIAHINHYGTKHSESIITENIAHAAQFQAQIDAAVVYVNASTRFTDGFVFGFGAEIGISTQKLHARGPMGLEALTSYKYLINGTGQTRG; the protein is encoded by the coding sequence ATGATTGATACTCTAGGAAAACACGCCAAAACTGCAGCATTTGAACTAGCAAAACTCTCGACACTTGAAAAGAATGCCTTGCTTCACGCATTGGCCCAAGCCCTAATTACGCAAACTGACTTTATCATCCTTGAAAATGCGAAAGATTTAGCGCATGCTCAAGACAATGGTGTTAATGATATCATGGTTGATCGACTCAGACTAACCCCTGAACGCATTCTTGACATGGCAGAAGGCATTAGACAAGTTGCGACATTAGCGGATCCTGTCGGTCAAGTGATGACAGGATTCACAAACCTTGATGGTCTGAAAGTGCTACAAACGCGCGTGCCGATCGGCGTCATAGGGATGATCTTTGAAAGCCGACCAAATGTCACCATAGATGCCTTTTCTCTCTGTTTTAAAACTAATAATGCTGTCATTTTGCGTGGTGGTAAAGATGCGATTAATTCAAATAAGGCACTGGTTACTGTCATCAAAGCAGCTTTAGTTGCACAAGGAATTACGGAGCATGCGGTTGGTTTGGTCACAGATACCAGTCACGAAGTGGCAAGACAAATGATGCTTGCGACGGAATACTTAGATGTCCTGATTCCAAGAGGCGGGGCTGGCTTAATCCGGACGATTAAAGAACAGTCTCGCGTCCCAATTATCGAAACCGGTAGTGGAAATGTTAGCATCTATGTTGATGAATTTGCTGACTTGGAGATGGCGACGAAAATTGTCATTAATGCTAAAGTACAAAGACCAAGTGTTTGTAATGCAGCAGAAAGTTTAGTTGTTCATGAAAAAGTTGCTGCTGAATTTTTACCCAAACTTCAGACAGCTATTGATGCAGTACAGCCTGTTGATTTCCGACTAGATGATATTGCCATCAACCTAATGACAGGTACACCTGCGACTGATGCAGATTTTTCGACAGAATATCTGGATTATACCATGTCAGTAAAAATTGTGTCTGATCTTGATCAAGCCATCGCCCATATTAATCACTACGGCACAAAGCATTCTGAGAGTATTATCACTGAAAATATTGCGCATGCGGCACAGTTTCAAGCACAGATTGATGCAGCAGTAGTTTATGTTAATGCATCAACACGATTTACAGATGGCTTTGTCTTTGGCTTTGGTGCAGAAATTGGTATTTCGACACAGAAACTCCATGCAAGAGGACCTATGGGACTTGAAGCGCTAACGTCTTATAAATACTTGATAAATGGTACTGGTCAAACCCGAGGCTAG
- a CDS encoding exodeoxyribonuclease VII small subunit — MAKAIETVTFEENLGALEDIVKRLENGDVPLEEAIAEFQKGMKLSKALQNTLKAAEETLVKVMADNGTEQDFDGQ, encoded by the coding sequence ATGGCTAAAGCGATTGAAACAGTGACTTTTGAAGAAAATCTTGGGGCGTTAGAAGACATCGTCAAACGATTAGAAAATGGAGATGTTCCTTTAGAAGAGGCGATTGCTGAATTTCAAAAGGGCATGAAACTCTCTAAAGCTTTGCAAAACACCTTAAAAGCGGCAGAGGAAACCTTAGTAAAGGTAATGGCTGACAATGGAACAGAACAAGATTTTGATGGACAATAA
- a CDS encoding TlyA family RNA methyltransferase, which translates to MTKERVDVLAFNQGLFDTREQAKRGVMAGIVMNAQNGERFDKPGEKISDELELVIKGEKLPYVSRGGLKLARALAYFDLSVSEKVAIDIGSSTGGFTDVMLQDGAKLVYAVDVGTNQLAWKIRQDSRVVVMEQFNFRYAQASEFTHGLPAFASIDVSFISLALILPALYDILIKGGHVVALIKPQFEAGREQIGKNGIIKDARIHESVIEQVVVMANSLGFSTLGLTSSPIKGGHGNIEFLLQLSKETAAVDHVLPKIKAVVADAHGELDEKK; encoded by the coding sequence TTGACTAAAGAACGAGTAGATGTCCTAGCTTTTAATCAAGGGCTATTTGACACAAGAGAACAAGCAAAACGTGGTGTTATGGCTGGTATCGTGATGAATGCACAAAATGGTGAGCGGTTTGATAAGCCGGGAGAAAAAATCTCCGATGAATTAGAGCTGGTCATTAAAGGGGAAAAGCTCCCCTATGTAAGCCGAGGTGGCTTAAAGTTAGCTAGAGCACTAGCCTATTTTGACTTGAGCGTATCAGAGAAGGTTGCGATCGATATCGGGTCATCGACAGGTGGTTTTACCGATGTCATGCTGCAAGATGGTGCTAAACTTGTATATGCAGTGGATGTCGGCACCAACCAATTAGCTTGGAAAATCAGACAAGACAGTCGTGTTGTGGTTATGGAGCAGTTTAACTTTCGGTATGCACAAGCTAGCGAGTTTACGCATGGCTTACCTGCATTCGCATCAATCGACGTCTCTTTTATCAGCTTAGCCTTAATTTTACCTGCCTTATACGATATTTTAATCAAGGGTGGTCATGTGGTTGCGCTTATCAAGCCGCAATTTGAGGCAGGCCGTGAACAAATTGGTAAAAATGGCATCATAAAAGATGCGCGCATTCATGAATCTGTGATCGAACAGGTTGTCGTCATGGCAAATAGTCTCGGGTTCTCAACACTTGGCTTGACAAGTTCACCGATTAAAGGGGGACACGGCAATATTGAGTTTCTACTACAGTTGTCAAAAGAAACAGCAGCTGTTGATCATGTATTACCAAAAATTAAAGCAGTTGTTGCGGATGCCCATGGAGAATTAGATGAAAAAAAGTGA
- a CDS encoding cell division protein FtsL, giving the protein MAAKPKEYFDIKTANQNGSYNISADSIAPDIFKSKFRNLTIVEKSFYLSIIFSVIVLSIGMVYVRTKIIEVEQNTLDTQTEVTTKETQLKTYDQKIDELMGKERVIKQANDNGIKSIPENVMKAIK; this is encoded by the coding sequence ATGGCAGCAAAACCAAAAGAGTATTTCGATATTAAAACAGCTAATCAAAATGGTAGTTATAATATCTCGGCAGACTCTATTGCACCAGATATTTTTAAAAGTAAGTTTCGAAACTTGACGATTGTTGAAAAATCTTTCTACCTTTCTATCATTTTTTCAGTTATTGTGCTATCAATTGGGATGGTTTATGTCCGAACAAAAATCATCGAAGTTGAGCAAAATACGCTAGATACGCAAACAGAAGTGACAACCAAAGAAACACAACTCAAAACTTATGATCAAAAAATAGATGAGTTGATGGGTAAAGAACGTGTCATCAAACAAGCAAATGATAATGGAATTAAATCAATTCCGGAAAATGTAATGAAGGCAATAAAATAA
- the proB gene encoding glutamate 5-kinase, producing MNREKLKTAKRIVIKIGTSSLILANGKINLKNIDELAFMLSSLQHEGYEIILVTSGAIGVGLNVLGLDKRPAEMAQQQALAAIGQVELMSLYKHTFARYQQKISQLLLTNDVIEFPESRKNASDALNATLSLGIIPIINENDAVSVDEMDHKTKFGDNDRLGAIVTTLSDADLLIMLSDIDGLYDKNPTIFDDASLIETVSEITDHLMKAAGGAGSRFGTGGMTSKLEAAKLIFGAEKQMVLTNGARIWEIRDILEAKKKGTYFGQ from the coding sequence ATGAACCGAGAAAAATTAAAAACTGCCAAAAGAATTGTGATAAAAATTGGGACATCAAGTCTCATTTTGGCTAACGGAAAAATAAATCTAAAAAATATCGATGAACTTGCTTTTATGCTCTCAAGCCTGCAACATGAAGGCTATGAGATTATTCTGGTTACCTCGGGTGCTATCGGTGTTGGCCTAAATGTACTGGGCTTAGACAAGCGTCCAGCCGAAATGGCACAACAACAAGCCTTGGCTGCCATTGGTCAGGTTGAATTGATGAGCTTGTATAAGCATACCTTCGCACGCTATCAGCAGAAGATATCACAGTTATTATTAACAAATGATGTGATTGAATTTCCAGAAAGCCGTAAAAATGCCAGTGATGCACTGAATGCGACACTAAGCTTAGGTATTATTCCTATTATTAATGAAAATGATGCCGTCAGTGTCGATGAGATGGACCACAAGACTAAATTTGGTGATAATGATAGACTCGGTGCGATCGTAACGACCCTATCAGATGCGGACCTTTTGATCATGTTGTCTGATATAGATGGCTTATATGATAAAAACCCAACCATATTTGATGATGCTAGCTTAATCGAAACAGTATCAGAGATTACAGATCACTTGATGAAAGCTGCGGGCGGTGCTGGCAGTCGCTTTGGGACTGGTGGTATGACCAGTAAGCTTGAAGCTGCCAAATTAATTTTTGGTGCTGAAAAACAGATGGTCTTGACAAACGGTGCCAGAATTTGGGAAATAAGAGATATCCTAGAGGCTAAAAAGAAGGGGACATATTTTGGACAGTAG
- a CDS encoding peptidoglycan bridge formation glycyltransferase FemA/FemB family protein: MDSRQFVAVSADEFESFVDKRDDMHFQQTKNFGELQTALGNQAYYFAVKNQDKIVAAILVTLAKVKFGYLAEAHGNPYFSEDHMTNQMLISGAKKVLKKQGVLTLVVHSNVVQATYDDNWEKTAELNQDLDKDYQALGFTPSKLSEFEKGFNYNYSKILTGYENFGKVEKSYKKNGLQTIKKARKLGIQVYEARFEELADFKKVVDEAGERRNFSTRDLAYYEAVYQAYGDRVKFILAKLNFNSELMANQIELDNIQAEIKQAQEQNKHKSLDTLRQRVSRLVKFQTDLTEFVRIYGDQDVILSAAQFFVMPNEVIYMFSGMYDEFREFSAPFMIQDYMLKYAYAHQIEHYQFMGVNAPDNPDQGVLKFKQNFKGYIWQSSGNYELVIKPILKKITELLKVILKR; this comes from the coding sequence TTGGACAGTAGGCAATTTGTAGCAGTAAGCGCGGATGAATTTGAGAGCTTTGTCGACAAACGAGATGATATGCATTTCCAACAAACCAAAAATTTTGGGGAGTTACAGACTGCTTTGGGGAATCAGGCCTACTATTTTGCAGTGAAAAACCAGGATAAGATCGTTGCAGCTATCTTAGTGACGCTTGCAAAGGTTAAGTTTGGTTATTTAGCTGAGGCACATGGTAATCCTTATTTTTCAGAAGACCATATGACTAACCAGATGTTAATCTCTGGTGCAAAAAAAGTACTTAAAAAGCAGGGTGTCTTGACCTTAGTAGTTCACTCAAATGTTGTGCAAGCGACATATGATGATAATTGGGAAAAAACAGCTGAGTTAAATCAAGATTTGGATAAGGATTATCAAGCTTTAGGGTTTACACCAAGTAAATTAAGTGAGTTTGAAAAGGGATTTAACTATAACTATAGTAAAATCTTGACGGGCTATGAAAATTTTGGTAAAGTTGAAAAATCATATAAAAAAAATGGCTTACAAACAATTAAAAAAGCACGTAAACTAGGTATTCAAGTTTATGAAGCGCGTTTTGAAGAACTAGCAGATTTTAAAAAAGTTGTCGATGAAGCAGGTGAGAGACGTAATTTTTCGACCAGAGATTTAGCCTACTATGAGGCAGTCTATCAAGCATATGGTGACCGTGTTAAGTTTATTTTGGCTAAATTGAATTTTAATTCTGAACTCATGGCGAATCAAATTGAACTTGATAATATTCAAGCTGAGATCAAGCAAGCTCAAGAACAAAATAAGCATAAAAGCCTGGATACACTTAGACAAAGAGTATCACGCCTTGTAAAGTTTCAGACAGATCTAACCGAATTTGTTCGTATTTATGGTGATCAAGATGTTATTCTCTCAGCTGCCCAATTTTTCGTGATGCCTAATGAAGTTATTTATATGTTTAGTGGTATGTATGATGAATTTAGAGAGTTTTCAGCACCTTTTATGATTCAAGATTATATGTTAAAATATGCCTATGCACATCAAATAGAACACTATCAGTTTATGGGCGTAAATGCACCTGATAATCCGGACCAAGGTGTTTTGAAATTTAAGCAAAATTTTAAGGGTTATATTTGGCAATCATCTGGTAACTACGAGTTGGTAATCAAGCCAATTTTGAAAAAGATAACAGAATTGTTAAAAGTAATCCTTAAGCGTTAG